The Syntrophobotulus glycolicus DSM 8271 DNA window TTATTTTCCCCGCGTTAAGCTTTTGGCTGAAAAAGTCCAGGAATTTAGGTGAGGTATTGTTTTTTACTTTGCGCAATTTCATCAACTATCCGTTATCTATTTTTGGCGGCGGCGTTGCCTTCATTCTCACTTATCTCCTGCCGTGGGGCTTTATCAACTATTATCCGGCCTTGTACATATTGAATAAGCCAGGTGAACAAAGCGGCTTCTATCTCTATACGCCGCTTGTCGGTTTATTGCTCTTCCTCCTGTCCCTGGGGCTGACGAATAGGGGTATAGCAAGATACAAAGGTGTCGGCAGTTAAAGCAATCTGTGGAAGTAATTCTCTGTTGCGCGCCAATCTGCGGAAGGAAGGTTTTTGGCGATGATCGAAGTCAAGCGCTTGTGCAAGGAATTCCGAATTACCAAACAGCAAAAGGGCGTATTTTCCTACTTATTTCACAATCAATGGGAAACCAAAAAAGCGGTGGACGATATTTCCTTCGGCATCCGGCAGGGAGAAATTGTCGGTTATCTTGGGCCCAATGGAGCAGGCAAATCCACCACGATCAAAATGTTGACGGGAATCCTGGCGCCCACATCGGGTGAAATTTCCGTAAATGGGCTTATTCCTCACAAAAAACGCAAAGAGCATGCCCGCAACATCGGCGTCGTTTTCGGACAGAGAAGCCAGCTTTGGTGGGAGCTTCCTGTGATTGATTCGCTTAATTTGCTAAAGTCTATCTATAAAGTACCCCAACAGGCCTATCAAAGAAACCTGGAATTGTTCCATGAGGTGTTGGGACTCGGTGAGTTTATCAACCAGCCGGTCAGGCAGCTCAGCCTTGGCCAAAGAATGAGAGCCGATTTCGCGGCTTCTCTGGTCCATAGTCCGCCGGTCCTTTTTCTGGATGAACCGACCATCGGACTGGACCTGATCGCCAAGGAAAAAATACGCGAATTTATTACCGCCATCAATAGAGAAGAAAAAGTGACCGTCATCTTAACAACCCATGATCTGGGGGACGTGGAAAAGTTATGTACGCGAACGGTTGTGATCGATCAGGGAAAAATTATTTACGACGGCAATCTGGAACGTATGCGGGCCAGCTTAGGCAGGTACAGGACGCTGGTCGTTAAAATCAAGGGCAATGGTTTTCATTTTACCATGCCAAATGTGGTCCTGACGAAAGAAAACGGCCCCCAAAAGTGGCTGAAATTCGATAAAGACGAGGTATCCCCTTCCGGGATTATCGCGAAATTAATGAAGCAGTATGAAATCCAGGATTTGACTGTGGAGGAGCCGGAGCTTGAGGGGATCATCAAGCAGATTTATCAGGGAGACGCTGAAAAAACGGCGGAAATATAAACGAAATATGCGATATACTTGAGTTTTCAAGCGTATAATTGATAAACTGAATATTAAGACTGCTTTTGTTGCTACCTGTGATGAGCTGTTCATACCGTGTAAAACACGGACAATGTTGGAAGAAGGGGAGAGAGGAAGGATGAGCATCCGGAT harbors:
- a CDS encoding ABC transporter ATP-binding protein, with translation MIEVKRLCKEFRITKQQKGVFSYLFHNQWETKKAVDDISFGIRQGEIVGYLGPNGAGKSTTIKMLTGILAPTSGEISVNGLIPHKKRKEHARNIGVVFGQRSQLWWELPVIDSLNLLKSIYKVPQQAYQRNLELFHEVLGLGEFINQPVRQLSLGQRMRADFAASLVHSPPVLFLDEPTIGLDLIAKEKIREFITAINREEKVTVILTTHDLGDVEKLCTRTVVIDQGKIIYDGNLERMRASLGRYRTLVVKIKGNGFHFTMPNVVLTKENGPQKWLKFDKDEVSPSGIIAKLMKQYEIQDLTVEEPELEGIIKQIYQGDAEKTAEI